The following are encoded in a window of Labrus bergylta chromosome 16, fLabBer1.1, whole genome shotgun sequence genomic DNA:
- the ifnphi1 gene encoding interferon phi 1 — protein MSRLTCLLFVLCSVLTPTLGCDWISRRFGHLSGLSLDLIQHMGGPLTKQPSPVRFPDRLYSRVRKAEVESQLVFIRDSLDLISGLYHHDNLTSVTWNTKKLEDFQAIIHRQAEELSRCVSSTSRRVDVKLRNCNRRLTRSILDRTVMTGRRMKNKQKTNYKRQLRNYYRRLSCTLNRTGGSAASWELIRKETKLNLDHLDVLVSFIKASGAASRRRNTPTQHQHQHVSSN, from the exons GATTGGATTAGCAGACGCTTTGGTCACCTCAGCGGCCTATCTCTGGATCTCATTCAACACATG GGCGGTCCGTTGACAAAACAACCGAGTCCAGTTCGCTTTCCAGACAGACTTTACAGCCGCGTACGTAAGGCTGAG gtggAGTCCCAGTTGGTTTTCATTAGAGACAGTCTAGACCTAATTTCTGGTCTATATCACCATGACAACCTCACCTCAGTTACCTGGAATACCAAAAAATTGGAAGACTTCCAGGCGATCATccacagacaggcagaggaaCTGAGCCGATGT GTGTCTTCTACTAGCAGACGAGTAGACGTGAAACTGAGAAATTGCAACAGGAGGCTGACCAGAAGTATTCTGGACCGCACT GTGATGACTGGCAGgcgaatgaaaaataaacagaaaactaaCTACAAGAGACAACTGAGAAATTACTACAGGAGACTGAGCTGTACTCTTAACCGCACC GGGGGTAGTGCAGCGTCCTGGGAGCTGATCAGGAAGGAAACCAAACTAAATCTGGATCACCTCGATGTGCTGGTGAGCTTCATCAAAGCTTCAGGAGCTGCCAGCAGGAGGCGCAATACACCGACTCAACATCAACATCAGCATGTCTCATCaaactga